From the genome of Uranotaenia lowii strain MFRU-FL chromosome 1, ASM2978415v1, whole genome shotgun sequence, one region includes:
- the LOC129743000 gene encoding uncharacterized protein LOC129743000 isoform X1, with translation MVSKSTYNILGYIYTGLCLTGSLLLIINVSTAIEATGVSVASFFVTAVSSTCLLFSLVLLFGIVRKNIRLITLYCHFLVVVFVLMELSIIIVSQKITSYVADYILVKPIFGAACLGLLLLLSVALLGIVVVWFSLAMWLINGLIIGIQEEPEVSSLHSLVNESCNEK, from the exons ATGGTATCCAAAAGTACCTACAATATCCTGGGATACATCTACACCGGACTGTGCCTGACCGGATCGTTACTTTTGATTATCAATGTTAGCACAGCCATCGAAGCCACGGGTGTATCTG TGGCTTCGTTCTTTGTCACAGCCGTTTCCTCAACGTGTTTGCTGTTCAGTTTGGTTTTGCTGTTCGGGATTGTGAGG AAAAACATTCGACTCATCACGCTTTATTGTCACTTCCTGGTGGTTGTATTTGTCCTAATGGAGTTGTCGATCATCATTGTCAGCCAGAAAATTACAAGTTACGTTGCGGATTACATCCTAGTAAAACCGATATTCGGAGCTGCATGCCTTGGCTTGCTTCTACTTCTATCGGTCGCTCTTCTGGGGATTGTCGTTG tgtgGTTTTCCCTGGCGATGTGGCTCATTAATGGACTGATTATTGGGATTCAAGAAGAACCAGAGGTTTCCTCACTACACTCCTTAGTAAATGAATCCTgtaatgagaaataa